CGGAGTTCCAGAGGGAGATCGCGCGGCAGGAGCGAATCGCGGAGCAGGAGCGCGCGAGCGCGGTCGAGGCCGCGGTGGCAGGCGCCCATGCCCAGGCCACGACGCTCGCCGCGCAGAAGGACGCCCAGATAGCCGACCTCACGGCCCAGGTCGCGCGTGGCAAGGACGCCGCCGAGCTCGCCCGTGCCGAGGTCGAGCGCCAGCTCCAGGAGCGACTCTCCGCGAGCGAGAGCCACGCATTGGAGCTCGAGGCTCGCCTCAAGGCGCGCGAGTCCTCCTTTGGGACCGAGAAGGCTCTTGCCGTGAGCGAGGCCACCGGCGAGCAGGGCCAGCGCATCGCAACCCTCGAGGGCCAGGTAGAGGCCGCGCGTCTGGAACGCGAGCAGGTCGAGGCCTCCCTCAAGCAGCGCCTCCTCGAGCAGGCCGCCTTCAAGGACCAGACCATCCGCGAGCGCGAGGACGAGATCGAGCGCCTGCGCAACCAGCGCTCGCGCCTGTCCACCAAGCTCATTGGCGAGACCCTCGAGCAGCACTGCGAGCAGGAGTTCAACCGCTGGCGCTCGCTCGGCTTCCGCGACGCGGAGTTCCACAAGGACAACGAGGTCGTGGGCGGCAGCAAGGGGGACTACGTCTTTCGCGAGAAGACCCCGGACGCCGTTGAGGTCGTCTCCATCATGTTTGAGATGAAGAACGAGGACGACTCCTCGGCCGCGGCGAACCGCCACAAGAACGCGGACTTCTTCAAGAAGCTCGACCAGGACCGTCGCAACAAGGGCTGCGAGTACGCCGTGCTTGTCTCCCTGCTCGAGCCTGACAGCGACCTCTACAACGCGGGAATCGTGGACGTGTCCTACGAGTACGAGAAGATGTACGTCATCCGCCCGCAGTTCTTCATCCCCTTGATCACGCTCCTGAGAAACGCCGCGCTGAACACCGTGGGGTACCGGCGCGAGCTCGCCGAGATACGCCAGCAGAACCTTGACATCACGCACTTCGAGGATGCCCTCACCGACTTTAAGGACAAGTTCGGGAAGAACTACGAGACGGCGAGCCGCAAGTTCCAGACGGCCATAGACGAGATAGACAAGACCATCACTCATCTGCAGAAGGTCAAGGACAACCTGACCTCCTCCGAGAACCAGCTGCGCCTTGCCAACGACAAGGCCGAGGCTCTCACCATCCGCAAGCTCACCTGGAAGAACCCGACCATGCGCGAGAAGTTCTCCGAGGCGCCCTCCCTGGAGCAAGAAGGGCCAGTCGAGCCCGATACCGTCGAGTAGCCTGAAGCGCGATGCCTCCGGCGACGGTCGTATGATTCCGGCGAAAGTATCATTGACAGATACCCCCAATGGGTATATTGTCGTTCGTATCAGATACCCGCAGAGGGTATCTAGGGAAGAAAGGGGGCGTGATGCCTGCAGAGGACACGCAAACGTGCCACGCGCGCGACAAGAACACCCCGCGCACCGCGGAGCTCAAGCGCGACGTCTCCTGCCGCATCAATCGTGCGGTCGGCCAGCTGAACGGCGTCAAGGCGATGGTCGAGGATGACCGCTACTGCGGAGACGTCCTCACGCAGCTGGCTGCCGTCCAGAGCGCCGTCAAGGCCATCTCGCGCGAGATTATGCAGGACCACCTGGAGACCTGCGTCGTCGAGCGCATCCAGGAGGGTGACACCGAGGTGGTCGACGAGGTCATGCGGCTCTTCAAGAAGTTCATGTAGGACGGCTCGCACCCAGGCCGCTCGCGCAAGGGGAAGGGAAGACCATGAGGGAAACGTTTGACATAGAGGGAATGACCTGCGCGTCGTGCTCGGCGCACGTGCAGAAGGCCGCCTCGGGTGTCCCCGGCGTCATCGAGGCGAACGTCAACCTGCTCAAGAACTCGATGGAGCTGGACTACGACGGCACCCCCCAGACCGCCGAGGCCGTGGTGTCCGCCATCGATAGGGCCGGCTACGGGGCGCGTCGGCGCGTGAAGGCAGCGCCGGGGCATGCCGCCGAGGCGCAGGAGAAGCCGGGAGCCGCTGCCGAGCGGCTTATAGCCGAGAAGCGCCGCCAGCTGATCGTCTCGGCGGTCTTCTCGGTGCCCCTGTTCTACCTGGCCATGGGTCCGATGTTCGGCTGGCCGGACGTGCCCGGCCTGGGCGGCATGGAGAACATGATGGCCGCGGGCCTCACGCAGCTTCTTCTCTGCGTGCCCATACTCGTGGTCAACCGTCACTACTTCGTCACGGGCTTCAAGGCGCTCGTGCACGGCTCTCCCAACATGGACTCTCTCATCGCCCTGGGGTCGGCCGCCGCGGCCGTCTACAGCGTGGTGGGGGTCTATCGCATGGCGTGGGCCGTCGGCGCCTCCGACATGACCGGGCTCCACTCGGCGGCGCACGACCTCTACTTTGACTCCGCCGGCATGATCTTGACCCTCATCACGCTCGGTAAGTTCTTCGAGGCCCGCGCCAAGGGTCGCACGACCGACGCCATCACCTCGCTCATGGACCTCGCGCCCAAGATGGCCACCGTCGTGCGCGACGGGGCCGAGGTGAGCGTGCCCACCGAGGACGTGTCCTTGGGCG
This is a stretch of genomic DNA from Thermophilibacter immobilis. It encodes these proteins:
- a CDS encoding metal-sensing transcriptional repressor, whose translation is MPAEDTQTCHARDKNTPRTAELKRDVSCRINRAVGQLNGVKAMVEDDRYCGDVLTQLAAVQSAVKAISREIMQDHLETCVVERIQEGDTEVVDEVMRLFKKFM
- a CDS encoding DUF2130 domain-containing protein, which produces MGEIRCPHCGEVFQVDDSEYGQIVRQVRDAEFQREIARQERIAEQERASAVEAAVAGAHAQATTLAAQKDAQIADLTAQVARGKDAAELARAEVERQLQERLSASESHALELEARLKARESSFGTEKALAVSEATGEQGQRIATLEGQVEAARLEREQVEASLKQRLLEQAAFKDQTIREREDEIERLRNQRSRLSTKLIGETLEQHCEQEFNRWRSLGFRDAEFHKDNEVVGGSKGDYVFREKTPDAVEVVSIMFEMKNEDDSSAAANRHKNADFFKKLDQDRRNKGCEYAVLVSLLEPDSDLYNAGIVDVSYEYEKMYVIRPQFFIPLITLLRNAALNTVGYRRELAEIRQQNLDITHFEDALTDFKDKFGKNYETASRKFQTAIDEIDKTITHLQKVKDNLTSSENQLRLANDKAEALTIRKLTWKNPTMREKFSEAPSLEQEGPVEPDTVE